The following are encoded together in the Terriglobia bacterium genome:
- a CDS encoding SRPBCC domain-containing protein translates to MTKTTTLVWLLLVAACACAQEQKISEQPKLDVAKMHDALPDKDFTAKTADTSFVATNGERVQRLEIVIPGVTPKQVWEAVSTSEGLRSFVAPVTEVEMKTGGHYYTNYNPAARIGDPGTIYNTVLAYIPLEMVAIHVKLGTQIFPASVANADQLSAIMQIKDLGNGSVRVSEIMTGWQSGEDWDKVYKFFQTGNAYVLGQLYKRFAVGPRQWAGK, encoded by the coding sequence ATGACAAAGACAACAACCTTGGTCTGGCTACTACTTGTGGCTGCCTGCGCATGCGCGCAAGAGCAGAAAATTTCCGAGCAGCCCAAGCTCGACGTTGCCAAGATGCACGATGCGCTCCCCGACAAGGACTTCACCGCCAAGACCGCCGACACTTCGTTCGTAGCGACCAATGGCGAGCGCGTGCAGCGGCTGGAAATCGTCATTCCAGGGGTCACGCCGAAGCAGGTTTGGGAGGCGGTGAGCACCTCCGAGGGCTTGCGCAGCTTTGTGGCGCCGGTCACGGAAGTGGAGATGAAGACCGGCGGGCATTACTACACCAACTACAATCCGGCGGCCCGGATCGGCGATCCCGGCACCATCTACAACACGGTGCTGGCGTACATCCCGCTGGAGATGGTCGCCATCCACGTCAAGCTCGGGACGCAGATCTTTCCCGCCTCCGTAGCCAATGCCGATCAGTTATCGGCGATCATGCAGATCAAGGACTTGGGCAACGGCAGTGTGCGCGTTTCCGAGATCATGACCGGCTGGCAGAGCGGCGAGGATTGGGACAAGGTCTACAAATTCTTCCAGACCGGCAACGCCTACGTCCTGGGACAGCTCTACAAGCGTTTTGCGGTGGGCCCGCGGCAGTGGGCGGGGAAGTGA
- a CDS encoding TetR/AcrR family transcriptional regulator: MQQAILTRERLRTPPPSSSTRERLLMAAMELFTTQGYEATTVAEILKRAGVNSGSLYYFFDNKHDLLVEGLEFFKTLLYPIVMQPAFAREEDPIERIFAVLEDYRGRLVMTGLDYECPVGKLALEVARHSPQAREKIAANFAAWRDHIRDCLDQAGERLPASVDRNSLATFVLTTMEGAVMQARTHRDISFYDASISNLRAYVGYLLSDRPA; encoded by the coding sequence ATGCAACAAGCGATTCTAACTCGCGAGCGGCTCCGCACCCCGCCTCCTTCTTCCTCTACCCGCGAGCGGCTCCTCATGGCTGCCATGGAATTATTCACCACCCAGGGTTACGAAGCGACCACCGTGGCCGAGATCCTGAAGCGCGCCGGGGTCAACAGCGGCAGCCTCTACTACTTCTTCGATAACAAGCACGACCTGCTGGTGGAGGGCCTGGAGTTTTTCAAGACCCTGCTGTACCCGATCGTCATGCAGCCGGCCTTTGCGCGCGAGGAAGATCCCATCGAGCGCATTTTCGCCGTGCTGGAGGACTATCGCGGCCGCCTGGTCATGACGGGTCTCGATTACGAGTGTCCGGTAGGGAAGCTGGCGCTGGAGGTGGCGCGCCATTCCCCCCAGGCGCGGGAGAAGATCGCCGCCAACTTCGCCGCCTGGCGCGACCACATCCGCGACTGCCTCGATCAGGCCGGGGAGCGTCTGCCCGCCAGCGTGGACCGCAACAGCTTGGCGACCTTCGTCCTGACCACCATGGAAGGCGCCGTCATGCAGGCGCGGACGCATCGCGATATATCGTTCTACGATGCTTCGATTTCGAATTTGCGGGCCTATGTTGGCTACCTGCTTTCGGATCGACCTGCGTAG
- a CDS encoding choice-of-anchor D domain-containing protein — MASRLVLARLLLFSWPLVLLVGGNARLVPAAFAQQPEAPAATIGPLPPGLQPQVDAMWGVLPSKVVRDNFGHFISSKYYCIEVVIGNNSGYALQIATVGFHLQNLPGRTLPTNGYHIARGTLEKGQEVGPRALFLHTVETAGTVATAFGPFFREPTHKANYEAGVGIFSNPFEKGLELILPDTTIRELNRLDDQTLRDGMIIPNNVQIRTVVFFAKDRLSSLITSPSVNATGACSAIPRRTGLGAWLRRSREKCLDQAEIGQVEAALNQLVVVGDQIAYINRVSVQVSQASPLSLSANNLNFPEQALGTTSAAKTISAANTGATALTIEGIAATGDFAASHTCGASVAPQATCIISVTFTPTAAGIRTGNVSIARSGSGSPQTVVLTGTGIAALSFTPAAPPAFANQRLNSASAAQVVQLTNNTPAAVPVAIATEGDFAQTNDCGATVPPTSTCRIQVTFTPTAAGKRDGVLVVTPTGNGKAIKVPLSGVGVTP; from the coding sequence TTGGCAAGCAGATTGGTACTGGCGCGGCTCCTGCTGTTCAGTTGGCCGTTGGTCTTGCTAGTCGGCGGTAATGCTCGACTAGTGCCCGCGGCATTCGCACAACAACCGGAGGCACCAGCAGCAACAATTGGTCCTCTGCCGCCCGGACTGCAGCCCCAGGTAGATGCGATGTGGGGAGTGCTGCCGTCGAAAGTGGTGCGCGATAACTTCGGGCATTTCATAAGCTCGAAGTACTACTGCATTGAGGTTGTGATCGGGAACAACTCCGGTTACGCGCTACAGATCGCGACGGTCGGGTTTCACCTGCAGAACCTGCCCGGACGTACGCTTCCGACGAACGGCTACCATATAGCCCGAGGCACGCTGGAAAAGGGACAGGAAGTCGGGCCAAGGGCACTCTTCCTTCATACTGTGGAAACGGCCGGTACCGTGGCCACTGCCTTTGGTCCATTCTTTCGCGAGCCGACGCACAAAGCGAATTATGAAGCTGGTGTAGGCATCTTCAGCAATCCCTTCGAAAAGGGGCTGGAGCTGATCCTGCCGGACACCACAATCAGAGAACTCAACCGCCTGGATGACCAGACGCTCCGCGATGGCATGATTATCCCGAACAATGTCCAGATACGGACCGTGGTTTTCTTCGCCAAGGACAGGCTGTCTTCGCTGATCACCTCTCCCTCGGTTAATGCTACCGGAGCCTGTTCAGCCATCCCGCGAAGAACAGGCCTTGGTGCCTGGTTGCGGCGCAGCCGGGAAAAGTGTCTGGACCAAGCCGAGATCGGCCAGGTCGAAGCAGCTCTTAACCAGTTGGTAGTGGTCGGCGACCAGATTGCGTATATCAATCGGGTCTCAGTCCAGGTAAGCCAGGCGTCACCCTTGTCGTTGTCCGCCAATAACCTCAATTTCCCCGAACAGGCACTAGGCACAACTAGCGCAGCGAAGACGATCAGCGCAGCCAATACTGGCGCGACGGCACTGACAATTGAGGGCATTGCGGCCACCGGGGACTTCGCTGCCTCGCACACGTGTGGGGCCAGTGTCGCCCCTCAAGCAACCTGTATCATCAGCGTCACGTTCACCCCCACTGCTGCCGGAATACGCACGGGCAACGTTTCCATTGCACGTTCCGGTTCGGGAAGCCCGCAGACCGTGGTGTTGACTGGCACCGGAATCGCTGCCCTGTCATTCACGCCGGCGGCGCCGCCTGCGTTTGCTAATCAACGCTTGAACTCGGCCAGTGCAGCTCAAGTTGTTCAGCTAACCAACAACACTCCTGCTGCGGTGCCGGTGGCGATTGCGACCGAGGGCGACTTCGCACAGACGAACGACTGCGGGGCGACAGTTCCCCCGACCAGCACATGCCGGATTCAAGTCACATTCACGCCCACCGCCGCCGGAAAACGTGACGGAGTACTGGTCGTAACTCCGACGGGCAATGGCAAGGCAATCAAAGTGCCGTTAAGCGGAGTGGGCGTAACCCCATAG